The proteins below come from a single Antennarius striatus isolate MH-2024 chromosome 18, ASM4005453v1, whole genome shotgun sequence genomic window:
- the LOC137612389 gene encoding nucleolar protein 9, with the protein MLEKAEQQQPKGKKRRRPDEDGGGRKRRGGGAGGEGPADGGRKRLDALSVGYFRRVGERLGEGFEDEEERDVFVANVLSEVGGKAALVATDRTGSVTLQRLLPLCHPDRVGEVLAELGGASGSELKALCCDRCGGHVVESAVRQMSRNKEEEEDEDEEGEGARCGALEAQVLSLSQVVRDNGEDFIGHVHASHVVRTLLHVLAGCLGPPRAEPRPGGKDRSSAPPLTDFDVPASFWYELRRLTETLMDNVHLSVTDASASAVFQTMLAVCHRKRPKLCKQLLKRIVAYLTSRGAAPGVSPLLVFLKDQASSRLVDTLLQLSHKPLLRDLYRNHLRGQLVDLALHPIANFPVQRLTAAAAANQKLYPRVFDELVEGVEAILAAGHMGVIVQLAESCAASGERQAELMQCLLQAFHCAEPGSRHVCCLPLFLSLLTYEVYYHPEPAGGDAPAEVPLSSICYHGSRLVQALARFRERSQLLSSLRTLTPADLLTLATDPAGSHVLQALVTTSSDKGRGKILRRLEGQFVQMACSRLGSRVLEAIWSGASVSHRQNIAQELVGSETRLRADQFARHVWAKFALSHFLHRKSHWQEIQSGESKKKKMFSDILE; encoded by the exons ATGTTGGAAAAAGCAGAACAGCAACAACcgaaaggaaagaagaggagacGCCCCGAtgaagatggaggagggaggaagaggaggggaggcgGCGCCGGGGGGGAGGGTCCGGCCGACGGCGGCAGGAAGCGTCTGGACGCTCTGAGCGTGGGATACTTCCGCCGGGTCGGGGAGCGACTGGGCGAAGGCtttgaggatgaggaggagcgAG ATGTGTTCGTGGCGAACGTCCTCTCAGAGGTCGGGGGCAAAGCGGCGCTGGTGGCGACGGACCGGACGGGAAGCGTCACCCTGCAGCGCCTCCTCCCGCTGTGCCACCCCGACCGGGTGGGGGAGGTGCTGGCCGAACTGGGCGGAGCCTCCGGGTCCGAGTTGAAGGCGTTGTGCTGCGACCGGTGCGGGGGCCACGTGGTGGAGAGCGCCGTCAGGCAGATGTCCAGGAACAAAG aggaagaggaggatgaggatgaggagggggagggggcgaGGTGCGGCGCGCTGGAGGCACAGGTGCTGTCCTTGAGTCAGGTGGTCAGGGACAACGGTGAGGACTTCATCGGACACGTTCACGCCTCCCACGTGGTGCGGACGCTGCTCCACGTGCTGGCGGGGTGTCTGGGACCGCCCCGCGCCGAGCCCCGCCCAG GCGGGAAAGACCGGAGCTCCGCCCCTCCGCTGACGGACTTCGACGTCCCCGCCTCCTTCTGGTACGAACTCAGACGCCTCACGGAGACGCTGATGGACAACGTCCACC tcagcgTGACGGACGCCTCGGCCTCCGCCGTGTTCCAGACGATGCTCGCCGTGTGTCACAGGAAACGCCCCAAACTCTGCAAACAGCTCCTGAAACGCATCGTGGCGTATCTGACCAGTCGCGGCGCCGCCCCAGGAGTCAG CCCGCTGCTGGTCTTCCTGAAGGACCAGGCCTCCAGTCGCCTCGTCGACACCCTCCTCCAGCTTTCCCACAAGCCCCTCCTACGCGACCTCTACCGGAACCACCTCAGGGGTCAGCTGGTGGACCTGGCCCTCCATCCCATCGCCAACTTCCCCGTCCAGAGGTtaacggcggcggcggcggccaaTCAGAAGCTG TACCCGCGGGTGTTCGACGAGCTGGTCGAAGGCGTGGAGGCCATCTTGGCGGCGGGTCACATGGGCGTGATCGTCCAGCTGGCGGAGAGCTGCGCGGCGAGCGGCGAGCGGCAGGCGGAGCTGATGCAGTGCCTCCTGCAG GCGTTCCACTGCGCCGAGCCCGGCTCGCGTCACGTCTGctgcctccctctcttcctgtcGCTGCTCACCTACGAGGTGTACTACCACCCcgaaccagcagggggcgacgcGCCGGCGGAG GTCCCGCTGTCCTCCATCTGTTACCACGGCTCCCGGCTGGTCCAGGCGCTGGCGCGCTTCAGGGAGCGTTCCCAGCTCCTCAGCAGCCTGCGAACTCTGACCCCCGCCGACCTGCTGACGCTAGCCACCGACCCCGCCGGCAGCCACGTCCTCCAGGCGCTGGTCACCACGTCCAGCGACAAGGGGAGAGGGAAGATCCTCAGGAGGCTGGAG GGTCAGTTCGTTCAGATGGCGTGctccaggctgggcagccgggtTCTGGAAGCCATCTGGAGCGGCGCCTCGGTCAGCCACAGGCAGAACATCGCCCAGGAGCTCG tgGGCAGTGAAACCCGGCTGAGGGCGGATCAGTTCGCTCGCCACGTGTGGGCCAAGTTCGCCCTCTCACACTTCCTGCACAGAAAATCTCACTGGCAGGAAATCCAGAGCGGCgaatcaaagaagaagaagatgttcaGCGACATCCTGGAGTGA
- the rem2 gene encoding GTP-binding protein REM 2 produces MTDQYSMFLTTAAPLRRGSTPLPLKHQLRREEAVSEDCDWIPGLEEPPTLPITDTAVPRDESSGHVVAAVAPVHHAHSGALKLVLLGQNGVGKSSLALSLAGQSDGSLSIDSETQACGEGYECSVTVDDEDSKVVIYDNWKQDLSTLQCDVCILVFSVTDRRSFHRAAQLRLLLRESQPQTPIILVGNKSDLVRSREISSEEAQSSAVMFDGLYLELSASLDHGTTELLEAAVRTARGDCAGPGWGDGDPGSGRRESLTSKAKRFLAGLVPRSYGRDRDRGRYREMSRHRGSKILRQKSRSCHDLSAL; encoded by the exons ATGACTGACCAG TACAGCATGTTTCTGACCACGGCGGCCCCCCTGCGCCGCGGCAGCACCCCCTTACCCCTCAAACACCAGCTGCGCCGGGAGGAGGCCGTATCTGAAGACTGCGATTGGATCCCGGGTTTGGAGGAGCCCCCCACGTTGCCTATTACTGACACAGCAGTGCCTCGCGATGAGTCCTCCGGTCACGTGGTGGCGGCGGTGGCGCCGGTTCACCACGCCCACAGCGGCGCGTTGAAGCTAGTGCTGCTGGGACAGAACGGCGTGGGCAAGTCGTCGCTAGCCTTATCTCTGGCCGGCCAGTCGGACGGATCTCTCTCCATCGACTCTGAGACGCAAGCATGTG gtgAAGGCTACGAGTGTTCGGTTACCGTCGACGACGAGGACAGCAAGGTCGTCATTTACGACAACTGGAAGCAG gaCCTGTCCACGCTGCAGTGTGACGTGTGCATCCTGGTGTTCTCGGTGACCGATAGGCGGAGCTTCCACCGCGCCGcccagctccgcctcctcctcagGGAGTCGCAACCGCAGACGCCAATCATCCTGGTGGGGAACAAGAGCGACCTGGTGCGGTCCCGCGAGATCAGCAGCGAGG aGGCCCAATCCAGCGCCGTGATGTTCGACGGCCTCTACCTGGAGCTCTCCGCCTCCCTGGACCACGGCACCACGGAGCTGCTGGAGGCGGCGGTGCGGACGGCGCGGGGCGACTGCGCCGGCCCCGGGTGGGGCGACGGCGACCCCGGATCGGGGCGCAGGGAGAGCCTGACCAGCAAGGCCAAGCGCTTCCTGGCGGGGCTGGTGCCGCGCTCCTACGGGCGCGACCGCGACCGGGGGCGCTACCGGGAGATGAGCCGCCACCGGGGGAGCAAGATCCTCCGCCAGAAGTCCCGCTCGTGCCACGACCTCAGCGCACTGtga
- the si:ch211-119o8.4 gene encoding somatostatin receptor type 5 — MPAIVNLLFNMVSTNTTIAFTAVLPLVSVVSLLVGVGGHVLLWAVLMRSPRRRAAPSSVLLLNLSLADLGALLTLPCVLLGAGFQDWQLGGGTCVLLGFMTSVTVGGEIFSLAAFSVLRYRIVAPRMRTPANLNQMLCIVGAIWLVSVAMALPKVTYIDFDGGCTWSVGRREWLSFLVPAFLVYYVAPLLCIAVNCGLIVSHLRRCRRIVAAADRRNRKATALLIGSTLVFAVSWLPYYTLEFVNVMSPHVSSAASPTGRSGREHPPTWSPMATDVGVGVSLVWEVASLSAILLVCFAPCWNPPLYFLLSRPAVRQLRALLPSVFHKHLGKKHVRRWRIAPAPPPPPPPSESRDPPLSG; from the exons atgcccgCTATCGTGAACCTGCTGTTCAACATGGTgtccaccaacaccaccatcgcCTTCACGGCGGTGCTGCCGCTGGTCAGCGTGGTGTCGCTGCTGGTGGGGGTCGGAGGTCACGTGCTGCTGTGGGCGGTGCTGATGAGGAGTCCCCGCCGCCGCGCCGCGCCCAGCTCCGTGCTGCTGCTCAACCTCAGCCTGGCCGACCTGGGGGCGTTGCTCACGCTGCCCTGCGTCCTGCTTGGCGCCGGCTTCCAGGACTGGCAGCTAGGGGGCGGGACCTGCGTCCTGCTGGGGTTCATGACCTCGGTGACGGTGGGCGGGGAGATCTTCAGCCTGGCGGCGTTCTCCGTGCTGAGGTACCGCATCGTGGCGCCGAGGATGAGGACGCCTGCGAACCTGAACCAAAT GTTGTGCATCGTGGGCGCCATCTGGCTGGTGTCGGTTGCCATGGCGCTACCAAAGGTCACATACATCGACTTCGACGGCGGCTGCACGTGGTCGGTGGGCCGGCGTGAGTGGCTCTCCTTCCTGGTTCCGGCGTTCCTGGTTTACTACGTGGCGCCGCTGCTCTGCATCGCCGTCAACTGCGGCCTCATCGTGTCGCACCTCCGCCGATGTCGACGCATAGTCGCCGCCGCCGACCGGCGCAACAGGAAGGCCACGGCGCTCCTGATTGGCTCCACGCTGGTGTTCGCCGTCAGCTGGTTGCCGTACTACACGCTCGAGTTCGTCAACGTCATGTCGCCGCACGTCAGCTCGGCTGCGTCTCCCACTGGCCGGTCGGGGCGAGAACATCCTCCAACTTGGTCGCCGATGGCGACGGATGTTGGGGTGGGTGTGTCCCTGGTGTGGGAGGTGGCATCCCTGTCGGCCATCTTGTTGGTGTGTTTCGCGCCCTGCTGGAACCCGCccctctacttcctgttgtcgCGTCCGGCGGTGCGTCAGCTCCGAGCGCTCCTGCCGTCTGTCTTCCACAAGCATCTTGGGAAAAAACACGTCCGCCGCTGGCGCATTGCTccggctcctccccctccccctcctccgtCTGAGTCACGTGACCCGCCCCTGAGTGGTTGA